In the genome of Tannockella kyphosi, one region contains:
- a CDS encoding putative manganese-dependent inorganic diphosphatase → MEELVYVSGHRNPDSDSICSAIGYSYLMNEIKRYIAVPVRIGDVSRETEYILKYFNVETPVLLKTVKQKVEDLNYDKMTMFSKELTMKTAWSLMKQQSLKSAPIVSETGHLLGLLSTSNMIEGYMEKWDSNILKEAHTPIENIIDTLEAKVIYLEPNLRTVQGEIHIAAMRGQEARKRIKEGDIVIVGGDRDEALESLILSKPSLVILTGSLSVDLDMLEQLKQEGISIVSTSFNTYLTSQQIVQALPVAHIMQKGNLMTFSVDDTVEYMKDIMSQTRYRSYPVVDLNNHCVGSVSRYALLKGLRKKVILVDHNERGQSIHGIEEADILEIIDHHRVADIQTISPLLFRGEPVGCTATIVTKCYKENSVEIPQDIAGLLLGAIISDTLLFKSPTCTPTDTKIAKELAKIAGVDIYTFGIDMFKAGTSLVGKSVDEIFHQDYKRFNFDKKTVGVAQVNSMDIEGFMPFKEEMLAYMEKEAKNNDLEFTLLLLTDIINGNSEIFVAGPRPELVENAFHIKLQSSQATLTGIISRKKQVVPAITEVME, encoded by the coding sequence ATGGAAGAATTAGTTTATGTAAGTGGACATCGTAATCCAGATAGCGACTCGATTTGTTCTGCTATTGGATATAGTTATTTAATGAATGAGATTAAAAGATATATAGCAGTGCCTGTTAGAATAGGAGATGTAAGTAGAGAAACAGAATACATCTTAAAATATTTTAATGTAGAAACACCTGTTTTATTAAAAACAGTAAAACAAAAAGTAGAAGATTTAAACTATGATAAGATGACAATGTTTTCAAAAGAACTAACAATGAAAACAGCTTGGTCTTTAATGAAACAACAAAGTTTAAAGTCAGCACCAATTGTAAGTGAAACAGGACATTTATTAGGTTTGTTATCAACATCAAATATGATTGAAGGTTATATGGAAAAATGGGATAGTAATATTCTAAAAGAAGCACACACACCAATAGAAAATATAATTGATACTTTAGAAGCAAAAGTAATTTATTTAGAACCTAATTTAAGAACGGTACAAGGGGAAATCCACATTGCTGCTATGCGTGGACAAGAAGCTCGTAAACGTATTAAAGAAGGAGATATTGTTATTGTAGGAGGGGATCGTGATGAAGCATTAGAATCATTAATACTCTCTAAACCTTCTTTAGTTATTTTAACTGGATCACTTTCTGTAGATTTAGATATGTTAGAACAATTAAAACAAGAAGGAATTAGTATTGTTTCTACTTCTTTTAATACCTATTTAACTTCACAACAAATTGTACAAGCATTACCAGTAGCACATATCATGCAAAAAGGAAACTTAATGACTTTTAGTGTGGATGATACAGTAGAATACATGAAAGATATTATGTCTCAAACTCGTTATCGTAGTTATCCAGTAGTTGATTTAAATAATCATTGTGTTGGTAGTGTATCGAGATATGCATTATTAAAAGGACTTCGTAAAAAGGTTATTTTAGTAGATCATAATGAAAGAGGACAATCAATTCATGGTATTGAAGAAGCAGATATTTTAGAGATTATTGATCATCATCGTGTAGCTGATATTCAAACTATTTCTCCATTATTATTTAGAGGAGAACCAGTAGGATGTACTGCTACGATTGTTACTAAATGTTATAAAGAAAATAGTGTGGAAATACCACAAGATATTGCAGGATTATTATTAGGAGCAATTATTTCAGATACTTTATTATTTAAGTCTCCTACATGTACTCCTACGGATACAAAGATAGCAAAAGAATTAGCGAAGATTGCAGGTGTTGATATTTATACATTTGGAATAGATATGTTTAAAGCAGGTACTTCTTTAGTTGGAAAATCAGTAGATGAAATATTCCATCAAGATTATAAACGTTTTAATTTTGATAAAAAAACTGTTGGAGTAGCACAAGTTAATTCAATGGATATTGAAGGATTTATGCCTTTTAAAGAAGAAATGTTAGCGTATATGGAAAAAGAAGCAAAGAATAATGATTTAGAATTCACATTATTATTATTAACCGATATTATTAATGGAAATAGTGAAATCTTTGTTGCAGGACCACGTCCTGAATTAGTAGAAAATGCATTCCATATTAAATTACAATCAAGTCAAGCTACGTTAACAGGTATTATATCACGTAAAAAACAAGTAGTTCCTGCTATTACCGAGGTAATGGAATAA
- a CDS encoding helix-turn-helix transcriptional regulator: MYEGLKPYVKIVEFLGAALGDNVEVALHDLTSKEQEVVAIANNHNSGREIGAKLSNLSMHYLDEKQYLDHDHVINYKTVGSDGKLMKAATYFIKEEDKEMPIGMLCVNVNISDFEYLTTTIQKILGIKEESDIEFKMDNPVAILSSPLEEMIDLYIKESLEVMGFPPYFLPERLNVDEKIKVVKYLQEKGTFKVKGSIGLVADKLAVSEPTIYRYLKKNDK; the protein is encoded by the coding sequence ATGTATGAAGGACTAAAGCCATATGTAAAGATCGTAGAATTTCTAGGAGCAGCACTAGGAGATAATGTTGAGGTAGCTTTGCATGATTTAACATCGAAAGAACAAGAAGTAGTAGCAATCGCTAATAACCATAATTCAGGAAGAGAAATAGGGGCTAAATTATCTAATTTATCAATGCATTATTTAGATGAAAAACAATATTTAGATCATGATCATGTTATTAATTACAAAACAGTAGGATCAGATGGAAAATTAATGAAGGCAGCAACTTACTTTATTAAAGAAGAAGATAAAGAAATGCCAATAGGGATGTTATGTGTTAATGTAAATATTTCTGACTTTGAATACCTAACAACAACAATACAAAAAATATTAGGTATTAAAGAAGAAAGTGATATTGAATTTAAAATGGATAATCCAGTAGCTATTTTATCTTCACCATTAGAAGAAATGATTGATTTATATATTAAAGAAAGTTTAGAAGTTATGGGATTCCCACCTTATTTTTTACCAGAACGTTTAAATGTAGATGAAAAAATAAAAGTAGTAAAATATCTACAAGAAAAAGGTACTTTTAAAGTAAAAGGATCAATAGGTTTAGTAGCTGATAAATTAGCTGTATCAGAACCAACAATTTATAGATATTTAAAAAAGAATGATAAATAG